The Seriola aureovittata isolate HTS-2021-v1 ecotype China chromosome 3, ASM2101889v1, whole genome shotgun sequence genome includes a region encoding these proteins:
- the LOC130166009 gene encoding interleukin-2 receptor subunit beta-like, which translates to MERNKKSLLLFLLLALLHVCAVRMDVADCPSHPEKNLTCYNDYNSSITCVWNSAYDHTDAVCTLHAKRNISIKTLEYYTSCNLEPVDISRPALKKCSLDFNRRATFSEDNVYSINLTCKPAKQILTISYIPVCHVKLNHPGKPDINSTTISWVITRGKIKSFISELQWKEGDQSWNDPSVQKKYKECNLKCETELDPDLLIKGERYEARVRVKADVNWVKSTWSDWSPTASWVSPEGRPKPPPLSGVAAKIWGMIIAGAGFAFFLAVILLRNDKGTWVYKKIKGSPLPDPGKSSLKDMDFQNWLSPHSTSELFFSLKPEDIISVEVTSTADAVTRCKKEAALLEKMKSENGYESTSSSFSNPSYSQPLVSSSTTGNVEPCAADTPNGSVGSQGNGKTAEEVREEERKKKMEIQQLLSKGNNNSEPVQVISDYEKPLVEHQSRGEEVSQESLEADSIGATDSHDEGSEDKKQEREGGDGKVDFKMLFGGSGSLFGKGSIQVCSDYEQVQRMPPCSPELPSMDSGVCSGSEEQVSHEESLEDFDKSIESTSFQFPLTLPCTLPCALSSFPQLPLKFSGTDMSPPLQPSSPSHKLEGIALMTMSRSMEPSGDGYMPARQEES; encoded by the exons ATggagagaaacaagaaaagCCTTCTGCTGTTTCTACTTCTAGCTCTGCTTCATGTCTGCGCTGTCAGAATGGACGTTGCAGACTGTCCGAGCCACCCAGAGAAaa ATCTCACCTGCTACAATGACTACAATAGTAGCATCACTTGTGTGTGGAACAGTGCATACGACCACACGGATGCTGTGTGCACACTACACGCTAAAAGGAATATTTCAATCAA gacaCTTGAATATTACACTTCCTGTAACCTAGAGCCTGTTGACATCTCCAGACCAGCGCTAAAGAAGTGCTCCCTGGACTTCAATAGAAGAGCCACT TTTTCCGAGGACAATGTATATTCCATTAATCTGACCTGTAAACCTGCCAAGCAAATTTTGACAATTTCTTACATACCGGTTTGCCACG TAAAGCTGAATCATCCAGGAAAACCAGATATCAACTCCACCACCATTTCTTGGGTTATAACCcgtggaaaaataaaatcttttatCTCCGAACTGCAGTGGAAAGAAGGGGATCAGTCATGGaat GATCCCTCTGtgcagaaaaaatacaaagaatgCAATTTGAAGTGCGAGACAGAGCTGGACCCCGACCTGCTTATAAAAGGAGAGAGGTACGAGGCACGCGTTCGAGTGAAGGCTGATGTAAACTGGGTCAAGTCAACCTGGAGTGACTGGAGCCCCACTGCATCATGGGTGTCACCTGAAGGTAGACCAAAACCACCACCACTATCAG GTGTTGCCGCGAAGATATGGGGCATGATCATCGCAGGCGCAGGGTTTGCCTTCTTTCTGGCTGTCATACTCTTGAGGAATGACAAAGGCACCTG GGTTTACAAGAAGATCAAAGGTTCGCCCCTTCCAGACCCAGGAAAATCCTCCCTGAAGGATATGGATTTCCAG AATTGGTTGAGCCCCCACTCGACCAGCGAACTCTTTTTCTCCTTGAAACCGGAGGATATCATCTCTGTAGAGGTAACCTCCACTGCGGATGCTGTCACACGTTGCAAGAAAGAGGCGGCACTGCTGGAGAAGATGAAAAGCGAGAATGGCTATGAGTCGAccagttccagcttctccaaccCCAGTTACTCCCAGCCTCTGGTCTCCTCGTCCACCACAGGGAATGTGGAGCCCTGTGCCGCTGATACACCTAATGGGTCTGTTGGTAGTCAGGGTAATGGTAAAACTGCAGAAGAGGttagggaggaagaaagaaagaaaaaaatggagatCCAGCAGTTGCTTTCcaaaggcaacaacaacagtgagcCAGTGCAGGTCATTTCAGACTATGAGAAACCCCTGGTCGAGCACCAGAGCAGAGGCGAAGAGGTTAGTCAAGAGAGTCTGGAAGCAGATAGCATTGGTGCAACTGACAGCCATGATGAGGGGTCAGAGGACaaaaagcaggagagagagggaggggatggaAAAGTAGATTTCAAGATGCTGTTTGGAGGCAGTGGAAGCCTTTTTGGCAAAGGGTCCATTCAGGTTTGTTCTGATTATGAGCAAGTCCAGAGGATGCCTCCTTGCAGCCCTGAGCTGCCGAGCATGGATTCAGGGGTTTGTAGTGGGAGCGAAGAGCAGGTGAGTCATGAGGAGAGCCTGGAGGACTTTGATAAGTCCATTGAATCCACAAGCTTCCAGTTTCCTCTGACTCTTCCCTGTACTTTACCATGCGCCTTGTCTTCTTTCCCACAACTACCTTTGAAGTTCTCTGGAACAGATATGAGTCCACCTCTACAACCTTCAAGTCCAAGTCACAAACTGGAGGGGATCGCTCTGATGACAATGTCCAGGTCAATGGAACCTTCTGGTGATGGATATATGCCAGCGAGACAGGaagagagttaa